From a single Eubalaena glacialis isolate mEubGla1 chromosome 15, mEubGla1.1.hap2.+ XY, whole genome shotgun sequence genomic region:
- the LOC133075136 gene encoding mitochondrial import receptor subunit TOM22 homolog, translating into MRSRMSVRSEMILSVETERVVAPRHQEKKPKKFFEAAGAGPGVPLSPEELLPKGDAEKPEEELEEEDDEELDETLSERLWGLMETFPERVRSAAGATFDLSLFVAQKMYRFSRTALWIGTTSLMILVLPVVFEKLQLQQRQILLGPNSGLSGGMPGALPSLPGKI; encoded by the exons ATGCGGAGCAGGATGTCCGTGAGGAGTGAGATGATTCTCTCTGTAGAAACTGAGAGGGTTGTGGCTCCCAGGCACCAA gaaaagaaacctaAAAAGTTTTTTGAGGCCGCCGGCGCCGGCCCTGGGGTGCCCCTGTCCCCGGAAGAATTGCTTCCGAAAGGCGATGCCGAGAAGCCcgaggaggagctggaggaggaagaCGACGAGGAGTTAGATGAGACTCTGTCGGAGAGACTGTGGGGTCTGATGGAGACGTTCCCGGAGAGGGTCCGGTCCGCGGCTGGAGCCACTTTTGATCTCTCCCTCTTCGTGGCTCAAAAGATGTACAGGTTTTCCAGGACAGCCTTGTGGATTGGAACCACTTCCCTCATGATCCTGGTGCTTCCGGTCGTCTTTGAGAAGTTGCAGCTGCAGCAACGGCAGATACTTCTAGGGCCTAATTCAGGGCTGTCAGGAGGAATGCCTGGGGCTCTACCTTCACTTCCTGGAAAGATCTAG